In the genome of Osmerus mordax isolate fOsmMor3 chromosome 15, fOsmMor3.pri, whole genome shotgun sequence, one region contains:
- the trdmt1 gene encoding tRNA (cytosine(38)-C(5))-methyltransferase: protein MDNIRVLELYSGIGGMHYALKESGVAAEVVAAVDVNTTANEIYKHNFPSTPLRSKTIEGMTLDDFDKFAFDMILMSPPCQPFTRIGLQGDISDPRTKSFLYILDLLPRLSKLPRFILLENVKGFEISSARDSLVSTLKDCGYTYQELMVSPTSLGIPNSRLRYFLIAKAPPGSFSFHTSSEILEGFPSPAVQVVPEPSLVKSASCRTACQEEDKEKQEEGEGQILYKLETAKQADRKSSQNNDTSVRQIQDFLELGAEEGMEDDEEGEKYLLPAKTLLRYALLMDIVRPTCRRSVCFTKGYGHYVEGTGSVLQSCLETEVEEAFRGLEQLSDEEKLNQLSRLRLRYFTPREIANLMGFPKTFTFPENITTKQQYRVLGNSLNVHVVSRLIQLMVS from the exons ATGGATAACATCAGGGTATTAGAGTTGTACAGCGGAATTGGAGGAATGCATTATGCTCTGAAAG AGAGTGGGGTGGCTGCAGAAGTGGTGGCTGCTGTGGATGTGAACACCACAGCCAATGAAATCTACAAACACAACTTCCCCAGCACTCCCCTCAGGTCCAAGACCATCGAG ggAATGACATTGGATGATTTCGATAAATTTGCCTTTGATATGATTTTGATGAGCCCACCTTGCCAACCTTTCACCAG AATTGGCCTACAGGGTGACATATCTGACCCCAGAACAAAGAGCTTCCTCTATATCCTGGATCTGCTGCCGAG ACTCAGCAAACTGCCACGCTTTATCCTGTTGGAGAACGTAAAAGGCTTCGAGATCTCCTCTGCCAG GGACTCTTTGGTAAGCACCCTAAAGGACTGTGGATACACTTACCAGGAGCTAATGGTCTCCCCAACAAGT CTGGGGATCCCCAACTCCAGACTTCGGTACTTCCTGATTGCCAAGGCTCCACCCGGAAGCTTCTCCTTCCACACCTCCTCCGAG ATTCTAGAAGGCTTCCCGTCTCCTGCTGTTCAGGTTGTTCCAGAACCTTCCTTAGTCAAATCTGCTTCCTGTAGAACCGCCTGCCaggaggaagacaaggagaaacaggaagaaggagaggggcaAATCCTGTACAAACTAGAGACGGCCAAACAAGCTGACAGGAAGTCGAGTCAGAACAATGACACGTCGGTTCGACAGATACAAGACTTCCTGGAGCTCGGAGCagaagaagggatggaggacgacgaggagggagagaaataccTTCTCCCAGCTAAGACCCTCCTGCGCTACGCTCTGCTGATGGACATAGTCAGACCCACCTGTAGACGATCGGTTTGCTTCACTAAAGG CTATGGCCACTACGTAGAAGGAACAGGCTCTGTCCTACAGTCTTGCTTGGAGACAGAG GTGGAGGAAGCGTTCAGAGGTCTGGAGCAGCTGTCGGATGAGGAGAAGCTGAACCAGCTCTCCAGGCTGAGGCTGCGCTACTTCACCCCTAGAGAGATAGCCAACCTCATGGGCTTCCCCAAAACCTTCA CCTTTCCAGAGAACATCACGACCAAGCAGCAATACAGAGTTCTGGGCAACAGTCTGAATGTTCATGTTGTGTCCAGACTCATACAGCTAATGGTCTCCTAA
- the vim gene encoding vimentin — translation MLSNRSTTTRQPSSYKRMFGGERPAMARSTFSSRQYSSPVRSSRMSYSVSSAPPSIFASKTTRLRSSAPMPRLSSDNVDFALSDAINMEFKANRTNEKAEMIHLNDRFANYIDKVRFLEQQNKILIAELEQLKGKGTSRIGDLYEDEMRELRRQVDQLTNEKARVEVDRDNLGDDIERLREKLQEEMLQKEEAEHNLQSFRQDVDNASLARLDLERKVESLQEEIIFLRKVHDEEVADLHAQMHEQHVQIDMDVVKPDLTTALRDVRLQYETLANKNMQDSEDWYKSKFTDLTEAAARNTDAIRQAKQDANEYRRQVQVLTCDVEALKGTNESLERQMRELEETFGLEAANYQDTIIRLEDDIRNMKDEMARHLREYQDLLNVKMALDIEIATYRKLLEGEESRITTPMPNFSSFNLRESMVEARPMIDSLSKKVLIKTIETRDGHVINESTQNHDELE, via the exons ATGTTGAGCAACCGGTCAACCACCACCCGGCAACCCTCCTCCTACAAGAGGATGTTCGGCGGAGAGCGTCCCGCAATGGCCCGGTCGACTTTCTCAAGCCGCCAGTACTCGAGCCCCGTGCGCTCCTCCAGGATGTCCTATAGTGTGTCCTCCGCGCCGCCTAGCATCTTCGCATCCAAGACTACCCGTCTCCGTAGCAGTGCCCCAATGCCCCGACTTTCATCGGATAATGTTGACTTCGCTCTGTCGGATGCCATCAACATGGAGTtcaaagccaacaggaccaaCGAAAAAGCGGAGATGATACATCTCAACGACAGGTTCGCCAACTATATCGACAAGGTGCGATTTCTGGAGCAGCAGAATAAGATTTTGATCGCGGAGCTGGAGCAGCTCAAAGGGAAAGGAACGTCCCGCATCGGGGACCTCTACGAGGATGAGATGAGAGAACTACGGCGGCAGGTGGACCAGCTGACAAATGAGAAAGCTCGGGTCGAAGTGGACCGGGACAACCTGGGGGACGACATAGAGCGGCTCAGAGAAAA ACTTCAGGAGGAAATGCTGCAGAAAGAGGAGGCAGAACATAACCTACAGAGCTTCAGACAG gatgtggACAACGCTTCCCTGGCCCGCCTGGACCTGGAGAGGAAGGTAGAGTCTCTACAGGAGGAGATCATCTTCCTCAGGAAGGTGCATGATGAG GAGGTCGCTGACCTGCATGCTCAGATGCACGAGCAGCATGTTCAGATAGACATGGACGTGGTCAAGCCCGACCTGACCACCGCTCTGAGGGATGTCCGGCTGCAGTACGAGACTCTGGCCAACAAGAACATGCAGGATTCCGAGGACTGGTACAAGTCAAAG TTCACCGACCTGACTGAGGCGGCGGCGCGCAACACCGACGCCATTCGCCAGGCCAAGCAGGATGCCAACGAGTACAGGCGTCAAGTGCAAGTCCTCACCTGCGACGTGGAAGCCCTCAAAGGAACG AACGAGTCTCTGGAACGACAGatgagggagctggaggagacctTCGGCCTGGAGGCGGCTAACTACCAGGACACCATCATCCGTCTGGAGGATGACATCCGCAACATGAAGGACGAGATGGCCCGCCACCTCAGGGAGTACCAGGACCTGCTCAACGTCAAGATGGCCCTGGACATCGAGATCGCCACCTACAGGAAActtctggagggagaggagagcag aATTACCACTCCTATGCCCAACTTCTCTTCTTTCAACCTGAGAG AATCCATGGTGGAGGCTCGGCCAATGATTGACAGCCTGTCCAAAAAGGTTCTGATCAAGACTATTGAGACCAGAGATGGACAT GTCATCAATGAGTCGACCCAGAATCATGATGAGCTTGAGTGA